A stretch of the uncultured Desulfobacter sp. genome encodes the following:
- a CDS encoding FeoA family protein, translating into MLRHIKPGRRAKIRCHHAKGAVRQRLLDLGFVPETEVEVIRKAPLGDPIECCVANYTVALRKSEADLIEVECD; encoded by the coding sequence ATGCTTAGGCACATTAAGCCCGGACGACGGGCAAAAATCCGTTGCCACCATGCGAAAGGAGCGGTGCGTCAGCGCCTCCTGGACCTGGGATTTGTCCCGGAAACTGAAGTTGAGGTGATTCGCAAGGCGCCGTTAGGCGATCCCATTGAATGCTGTGTGGCCAATTATACCGTCGCACTGAGGAAATCTGAAGCTGACCTTATTGAGGTCGAATGTGATTAG
- a CDS encoding glycogen/starch/alpha-glucan phosphorylase: protein MSYFDFSNFELSFNNYIKYILGKQLEHASKNDQLNAVSYAVGKYLIDIGYDTQKRYQDNDAKRLHYLSLEFLIGRLLNNNLLNLGIYNRCKKFLEKKGIDLEYLVEKERDPALGNGGLGRLAACFLDSLACMNMPGFGYGINYDYGLFKQLIVNGYQKEKPDYWPNRRSPWLIRRTEERYMVPIYGRVEGSVDRDGEYNPVWSNWALLIGRPHDILVAGFEGRTVNYLRLFTAEASEDFDIDIFNDGDYFKAVGRKIKSETISKILYPSDSKESGKELRLVQEYFLVACSLRDIIRKYEMNHDSFDDFHNKVAIQLNDTHPALAVVELMRILVDEKGIQWETAWDITKKTLGYTNHTLLPEALETWPVSILERVVPRHMQLIYEINQRFLEYLTVSDHDVTTESIAKMSIIQEGAVKQVRMANLAIIGSHSVNGVAKVHSDLVKTKLVPEFYKLWPERFNNKTNGVSPRRWIAACNPRLAAFITETIGRRWVGDLSRIWELEPFENDPGFIDRLDEIKLANKEALAALIQQKLFLTVDPHSIFDIHAKRIHEYKRQLLNVIHIIHLYLSIKEDGKDIGHPRTFIFAGKAAPGYHFAKLIIKLIHSVANVVNKDPDIHDMIKVVFLPDYRVTLAEKIIPAADVSEQISTAGMEASGTGNMKFAMNGALTIGTLDGANIEIAEQVGDENIYIFGLTVDEVAALRPNYEPKTFCDDDPDLRRVLKAIYSSRFCPDEPGLFKPIYSQLMGNGEYYLHLADFRAYVTTQLKIGHDYKDRAKWLSMSLKNIARTGFFSSDRAIQEYADDIWGIRSFPG, encoded by the coding sequence ATGTCCTATTTTGATTTTTCAAATTTTGAGCTCTCCTTCAATAACTATATTAAGTATATTCTGGGTAAGCAACTTGAGCACGCCTCGAAAAATGATCAGTTGAATGCCGTTTCCTACGCTGTTGGCAAATACCTTATCGATATTGGTTATGATACACAAAAGCGTTACCAGGACAATGACGCCAAACGTTTGCATTACCTGTCACTTGAATTTCTCATCGGCCGGCTTTTAAATAATAATTTATTGAACCTGGGTATTTATAACCGCTGTAAAAAATTTCTTGAAAAAAAGGGTATTGATCTTGAGTACCTGGTGGAAAAAGAACGGGATCCCGCATTGGGTAACGGGGGGCTCGGACGTTTAGCCGCATGTTTTCTTGACTCTTTGGCCTGCATGAATATGCCGGGATTCGGGTACGGGATCAACTATGATTATGGGCTGTTCAAGCAGTTGATCGTGAACGGATACCAAAAAGAAAAACCTGATTACTGGCCTAACCGAAGATCGCCCTGGCTGATTCGCAGAACCGAAGAGCGGTATATGGTTCCCATTTACGGCCGGGTGGAGGGCAGTGTGGACAGGGACGGGGAGTATAACCCTGTATGGTCGAACTGGGCGCTGCTCATCGGGCGTCCCCATGATATTCTGGTGGCAGGTTTTGAAGGACGTACCGTAAATTATTTGCGGCTGTTCACGGCTGAGGCATCCGAGGATTTTGACATTGATATCTTTAATGATGGGGACTATTTCAAAGCAGTAGGCCGGAAAATCAAATCAGAGACAATTTCTAAAATTCTTTATCCGTCGGATTCCAAAGAGTCGGGCAAAGAACTTCGGCTGGTTCAGGAGTATTTCCTTGTGGCGTGTTCCTTAAGGGATATTATTCGTAAATATGAAATGAATCATGACTCCTTTGACGATTTTCATAATAAAGTGGCCATTCAGCTTAACGATACCCACCCGGCCCTGGCAGTGGTCGAGTTGATGCGTATCCTGGTGGATGAAAAAGGCATACAATGGGAAACTGCTTGGGACATCACTAAAAAAACCCTTGGGTATACCAATCACACCCTGTTGCCCGAAGCCCTGGAAACCTGGCCGGTGAGTATACTTGAGCGGGTGGTGCCCCGACATATGCAGTTGATTTACGAAATAAACCAGCGGTTTTTGGAATATTTGACCGTTAGTGATCATGATGTCACCACTGAAAGCATTGCAAAGATGTCCATTATTCAGGAAGGGGCTGTCAAACAGGTCCGCATGGCCAATCTTGCCATCATCGGCAGTCATTCGGTAAATGGTGTGGCAAAGGTACACTCCGATCTGGTCAAAACCAAACTTGTTCCTGAGTTTTATAAGCTGTGGCCTGAAAGATTCAACAATAAGACCAACGGTGTGTCCCCCAGACGTTGGATCGCTGCCTGCAATCCCCGCCTTGCAGCGTTTATCACCGAAACCATCGGTCGGCGATGGGTGGGGGATCTGTCGCGGATATGGGAACTGGAACCTTTTGAAAATGATCCGGGATTTATAGACCGGTTGGATGAGATCAAACTGGCCAACAAAGAGGCTTTGGCCGCGTTAATTCAACAGAAATTGTTCCTGACTGTGGATCCCCACTCCATTTTTGACATCCATGCCAAGCGGATTCATGAATACAAACGTCAGTTGCTCAATGTGATTCATATTATCCATCTGTATCTGTCTATCAAAGAGGACGGCAAGGATATCGGTCATCCCCGGACCTTTATTTTTGCCGGCAAGGCCGCTCCGGGATATCATTTTGCCAAACTGATCATCAAATTGATCCATTCTGTTGCCAATGTGGTCAATAAGGATCCGGATATCCATGATATGATCAAGGTGGTTTTTTTGCCCGATTACCGGGTAACCCTGGCGGAAAAGATTATTCCGGCTGCAGATGTCAGCGAGCAGATTTCCACTGCCGGGATGGAAGCTTCGGGTACCGGAAATATGAAGTTTGCCATGAACGGTGCATTGACCATCGGTACTTTGGACGGAGCCAATATAGAGATTGCCGAACAGGTAGGCGATGAGAATATCTATATTTTCGGCCTCACGGTGGACGAAGTGGCGGCGCTTCGTCCTAATTATGAGCCCAAAACATTTTGCGACGATGATCCGGACTTGAGACGGGTTCTCAAGGCCATTTATTCCAGCCGGTTCTGTCCCGACGAGCCCGGTCTTTTCAAACCGATTTATAGTCAGCTCATGGGCAATGGGGAATACTATCTTCACCTGGCCGACTTCAGGGCTTATGTGACAACCCAGTTAAAAATAGGGCACGACTATAAGGACCGTGCCAAATGGCTTTCCATGTCGTTGAAAAATATTGCCCGCACCGGTTTTTTTTCCAGTGACCGGGCCATTCAGGAATATGCGGACGATATTTGGGGAATTCGTTCTTTTCCTGGGTAG
- the feoB gene encoding ferrous iron transport protein B, with protein sequence MNEPSDSGPEQLLVGLAGQQNAGKSTTFNMLTGANQHIANYPGVTVDKKTGFYRHRGVRVETVDLPGTYSLTSFSLEERVARDFLISEKPDVIVNVVDASSLKRSLYFTFQVLEMGFPVVVALNMMDVAKRNGTHLDVSALEHRLGVSVIPTIGRKRQGKAELRDAIFDTANRNAHHPLCINYEKLELAVQGIKDRLDGSKLAENYPTRWLAVKLLEGDSEAERIAGEYLGEHCEELKMAARIRQEFEADHSLNVPDYMVGCRDHLATDIISTCVTETRDGRDRVSETIDKIVLNRFAAPIFLIATVFVIYQLSIVKGYELTVYWWPILAKLRAMIAGVLPAAGILEDPYIRSMGLWMVDSANALLNYIPIFLILFSLIAILEDSGYMARIAFILDKLFHSFGLHGQSTLPYILGGVFAGGCAVPGVMSTKGIPDERSRMATILTVPYMNCLAKIPFYTLLINVFFAPYKSWAMLFLSTVTIFVALLVAKFLTSTVLKSMETAPFVMELPKYHPPTLFGVGQRAIERTWQYIKKVGSIVVAVSVCVFTLLQFPGISDEKQKFFESEMAKAVDAFQTKIAQTQYADRFKDEAVLVSMINVYNDFKTARLNTKGAGASKSLAAKFEADYPEQFKFLKPRKDKDAKKVSKALRGLVSTRKSLRRQIKEAQIENSFLGMVGRSLEPVTQWAGFNWKINVAILSSFAARESSVATIGVLYQQGADDNKSLEDRMGAEAGEGGFSPLHALAIMVFFALYPPCLATTIMIKVQTGSYKWMVFSMFFPTTLGFITACLIYTGGSVLNLSGIQMMGVFYAAVVLTTVCTGLFKSWKRKPGPLPDLRQEPHPL encoded by the coding sequence ATGAATGAGCCTTCTGATTCAGGTCCGGAACAACTTTTGGTGGGTCTGGCCGGCCAGCAGAACGCCGGTAAATCAACTACATTTAATATGCTTACCGGGGCCAACCAGCACATTGCCAACTACCCCGGTGTGACCGTCGATAAAAAAACCGGTTTCTACCGCCACCGGGGCGTCCGGGTGGAAACAGTGGATCTCCCCGGTACCTACAGTTTGACCTCCTTTTCCCTTGAGGAGCGGGTGGCAAGGGACTTTCTGATTTCAGAAAAGCCTGATGTCATTGTCAACGTGGTGGATGCCTCTTCTTTGAAACGCAGTCTTTATTTCACATTCCAGGTGCTGGAAATGGGCTTTCCCGTAGTGGTCGCCCTGAACATGATGGACGTGGCCAAACGCAACGGAACCCATTTGGACGTATCTGCTCTGGAGCATCGCCTGGGGGTGAGCGTTATTCCTACAATAGGCCGCAAGCGCCAGGGCAAGGCTGAATTAAGAGACGCGATTTTTGATACGGCGAACCGTAACGCCCATCATCCCCTGTGTATCAATTATGAAAAGCTTGAGCTGGCTGTACAAGGTATTAAGGATCGGTTGGATGGGAGTAAACTTGCCGAAAATTATCCCACCCGGTGGCTGGCCGTCAAACTCCTTGAGGGCGACAGCGAAGCCGAGCGTATTGCCGGTGAATATCTTGGAGAACATTGTGAAGAATTGAAAATGGCCGCAAGAATCCGCCAGGAATTTGAAGCGGACCATTCCCTGAATGTCCCTGACTACATGGTGGGCTGCCGGGACCATCTGGCAACAGATATCATCAGCACCTGCGTCACGGAAACCCGGGATGGCCGGGATAGGGTCAGCGAAACCATCGATAAGATCGTCCTGAACCGGTTTGCCGCCCCCATTTTCCTGATTGCCACGGTATTTGTGATTTACCAGCTTTCCATTGTCAAGGGGTATGAGCTTACGGTTTACTGGTGGCCCATTCTGGCAAAATTGCGGGCCATGATTGCCGGTGTGCTGCCGGCGGCCGGTATCCTGGAAGATCCGTATATCCGTTCCATGGGGCTGTGGATGGTGGATTCGGCCAATGCTCTTCTCAACTATATCCCCATTTTTTTAATATTGTTTTCTCTTATCGCCATCCTTGAGGATAGCGGATACATGGCCAGGATTGCCTTTATCCTGGATAAGCTGTTTCATTCCTTTGGGCTTCACGGCCAGTCCACGCTGCCTTATATCCTGGGTGGTGTGTTTGCAGGGGGATGTGCCGTACCCGGGGTGATGTCCACCAAGGGCATACCTGACGAGCGGTCGCGGATGGCCACCATCCTTACCGTGCCCTATATGAACTGTCTGGCAAAGATTCCCTTTTATACTCTGCTCATCAATGTGTTTTTTGCCCCGTATAAATCATGGGCCATGCTTTTTTTATCCACAGTGACTATTTTTGTCGCTCTGCTGGTGGCCAAATTTTTGACCTCCACAGTGCTTAAATCTATGGAGACCGCCCCCTTTGTCATGGAACTGCCTAAATATCATCCTCCGACGCTGTTCGGCGTGGGCCAGCGGGCCATTGAACGGACCTGGCAGTACATCAAAAAGGTCGGCTCCATTGTGGTGGCCGTCTCTGTCTGCGTATTTACCCTGCTTCAGTTTCCGGGTATTTCCGATGAAAAGCAGAAATTTTTTGAAAGTGAGATGGCCAAAGCCGTGGACGCCTTTCAGACAAAGATCGCCCAGACCCAGTATGCGGATCGGTTTAAGGATGAAGCCGTTTTGGTGTCAATGATCAATGTGTACAACGATTTTAAAACCGCAAGGCTGAACACAAAAGGGGCGGGCGCTTCCAAGTCCTTGGCGGCTAAATTCGAAGCCGATTACCCGGAACAATTTAAATTCCTTAAACCCCGAAAAGATAAGGACGCCAAAAAAGTGAGCAAAGCATTGCGCGGCCTGGTGTCCACGCGTAAATCCTTGCGGCGCCAGATCAAGGAAGCCCAGATTGAAAACAGTTTCCTGGGTATGGTGGGCCGCTCCCTGGAGCCTGTTACCCAGTGGGCCGGATTCAACTGGAAGATCAATGTGGCCATTCTTTCCTCTTTTGCTGCCCGGGAATCCTCGGTGGCCACCATCGGTGTTCTTTACCAGCAAGGGGCTGATGACAACAAAAGCCTTGAAGACCGTATGGGGGCTGAGGCCGGAGAGGGCGGGTTTTCTCCCCTGCACGCCTTGGCCATCATGGTCTTTTTTGCCCTGTACCCGCCCTGTCTGGCGACAACCATCATGATCAAGGTGCAGACCGGTTCATACAAATGGATGGTCTTTTCCATGTTTTTCCCCACTACTTTAGGGTTTATCACGGCCTGCCTGATCTACACCGGCGGCAGCGTCTTAAATCTTTCCGGTATCCAGATGATGGGTGTGTTCTACGCCGCGGTAGTCCTGACAACCGTGTGTACGGGCCTGTTCAAATCCTGGAAACGAAAGCCTGGCCCCCTGCCCGATCTTCGCCAGGAGCCACATCCGCTGTAG
- a CDS encoding Lrp/AsnC family transcriptional regulator, with translation MTLIDGSLDDLEIQIILALQEDARKSYKSIAKELGVAEGTVSNRVNRLIQQGILKLEARVNPFAMSNKVAAILGINIKRSHHAKAVKEITALSNVNAVWVTTGKYDIFVEVLADSIKELNIFIFEEGLSNIEGIEATETHIMLHSNSKFFKIAPS, from the coding sequence ATGACATTGATAGACGGGAGCCTGGATGACCTTGAAATTCAAATTATACTGGCACTTCAAGAAGATGCCCGCAAATCGTACAAAAGCATTGCAAAAGAGCTGGGCGTAGCAGAAGGTACGGTGAGCAACCGGGTCAACCGGCTGATCCAGCAAGGCATTCTCAAACTTGAAGCCCGGGTCAACCCCTTTGCCATGTCCAATAAAGTGGCGGCTATTCTCGGCATAAACATCAAGCGCAGCCATCATGCTAAAGCTGTTAAGGAAATCACGGCACTGTCTAATGTCAACGCTGTCTGGGTCACCACAGGCAAATACGACATTTTTGTCGAGGTGCTGGCCGATTCAATCAAAGAGCTCAATATTTTTATCTTTGAAGAGGGATTGAGCAATATTGAGGGCATAGAGGCCACTGAAACCCATATCATGCTTCACTCGAATTCCAAATTTTTCAAAATCGCCCCATCCTAA
- a CDS encoding isoamylase early set domain-containing protein, with protein sequence MFTKQYLKTKDVCRVRFKVQKKVIGTAEKVNLVGEFNDWDEKGVTMKKLKSGDFSTVLDLDLDRSYQFRYLVDDTRWINDESADIYLPSPFHGEDNSVITI encoded by the coding sequence ATGTTTACAAAACAATATCTTAAAACCAAAGATGTGTGCAGGGTCAGATTTAAAGTACAGAAAAAAGTGATCGGCACGGCAGAAAAAGTTAATCTGGTTGGTGAGTTCAATGATTGGGATGAAAAAGGCGTGACCATGAAAAAACTCAAAAGCGGGGATTTTTCTACGGTCCTTGACCTTGATCTGGATCGGTCTTACCAATTTCGTTATCTGGTGGATGATACCCGCTGGATCAATGATGAGAGCGCAGATATTTATCTGCCGTCTCCCTTTCATGGAGAAGATAATTCGGTGATTACGATCTAA
- a CDS encoding glycogen/starch synthase, producing MPNRPRILIVTPEVTYLPEEMGSCAGYSAKAGGLADVSAALISALFDLNCDVHVAIPDYRSIYHDYSTEKHDREIEKIRQSLDEKRIHFAADRAFLYKEKVYSTSYKTNLKVSLAFQREVINNIIPRVKPDIIHCNDWMTGLIPAMARQYGIPCLFSIHNIHTMTSTLAEIEDRGIDAASFWQWLYFKRPPESYEESRDNNPVDFLCSGVFSAHYVNTVSPAFLKEIVENRHPFVEHGLQAELTHKWEAGCAAGILNAPEPEFNPAVDEMIRFNYGPKNHREMKQKNKAFLQKTLGLEQNPDAPLFFWPSRLDPVQKGCQLLARIMYETISRYWETGIQIVSVADGEYYKHFKDIAEFHNVRNRIGVVGFDEQRSHQAFAGSDFVFMPSSFEPCGLPQIIGAIYGTLPIVFDTGGLHDTVRSLDLEHSTGNGFVFTVYDAQGLSWAVGQAMDFYALHRDEREAQIRRIMVESVMEFNHSRCAQSYIGLYEKMIKRPFIVWP from the coding sequence ATGCCCAATAGACCAAGAATTCTTATTGTCACCCCGGAGGTAACTTATCTGCCCGAAGAAATGGGATCATGCGCAGGCTATTCCGCGAAGGCCGGTGGCCTGGCCGATGTTTCAGCCGCCCTGATCAGTGCTTTGTTTGATTTGAATTGCGATGTCCATGTCGCCATCCCTGATTATCGTTCCATCTATCATGATTATTCCACGGAAAAACATGACCGGGAGATTGAAAAAATCAGGCAGAGCCTTGACGAGAAGCGGATTCATTTTGCCGCTGACCGGGCATTTCTGTATAAAGAAAAAGTTTATTCCACAAGTTATAAGACAAATTTGAAGGTGTCCCTGGCGTTTCAGCGGGAGGTGATCAATAACATCATCCCCAGGGTAAAACCGGACATTATCCACTGCAACGACTGGATGACGGGCCTGATTCCGGCCATGGCAAGGCAGTATGGAATTCCCTGCCTGTTTTCCATTCATAATATCCATACAATGACCTCCACCCTGGCCGAGATAGAGGACCGGGGGATTGATGCCGCATCCTTCTGGCAATGGCTTTATTTTAAGCGTCCGCCTGAAAGTTATGAGGAAAGCCGGGATAATAACCCGGTGGATTTTCTTTGTTCCGGGGTGTTTTCAGCCCATTATGTTAATACGGTCAGTCCTGCGTTTTTAAAGGAGATCGTTGAAAACCGGCATCCTTTTGTGGAACATGGACTTCAAGCCGAACTTACCCACAAATGGGAGGCTGGCTGTGCTGCGGGTATTTTGAATGCGCCGGAACCCGAATTCAACCCGGCTGTGGATGAAATGATCCGGTTTAATTACGGGCCTAAAAATCATCGAGAGATGAAACAAAAAAACAAAGCCTTTCTCCAGAAAACACTTGGCCTTGAACAAAATCCCGATGCGCCTTTGTTTTTCTGGCCTTCCCGTCTGGATCCGGTTCAAAAAGGATGCCAGCTTTTGGCCAGGATCATGTACGAGACCATTTCCCGCTACTGGGAGACCGGGATTCAGATCGTCTCGGTAGCAGACGGGGAATATTATAAGCACTTTAAAGATATTGCCGAATTTCACAATGTAAGGAACCGAATAGGCGTTGTCGGGTTTGACGAACAACGCTCCCACCAGGCGTTTGCTGGAAGTGATTTTGTTTTCATGCCCTCGTCCTTTGAACCCTGCGGCCTTCCGCAGATTATCGGGGCCATTTACGGTACCCTGCCCATTGTATTTGACACCGGCGGCCTCCATGACACAGTAAGATCCCTTGATTTAGAACATTCAACCGGCAACGGTTTTGTGTTTACCGTATACGATGCCCAGGGGCTGAGCTGGGCTGTGGGTCAGGCCATGGATTTTTATGCCCTTCATCGGGATGAGAGAGAAGCTCAGATCCGGCGGATCATGGTTGAGTCCGTCATGGAATTCAATCACAGCCGCTGTGCCCAAAGCTATATTGGTCTGTATGAGAAAATGATTAAAAGACCTTTTATCGTATGGCCTTGA
- a CDS encoding heavy metal translocating P-type ATPase, with the protein MKYKLRQAVPFRTRIQFPGLRRKPACCVYVQERLESLARFHLVEVRPASGSIILVHPQGPPDLQDVLGFVFSFKPVLDEKIAAKMSTGQPGAPATLHRSSDTGHFFHVSGPTLFLSGIYIGWLMLKRVFAPVPAVGTLMSRLVSLPGFLAVWLAIPIQRQALENFKNTGRVDMGFISTGLLYVSLFTGNIVTALAVAWLYNLSGWMESRIREHTQKAVKDMLMGRQTHAWKLVDGVEVRVDADTLIPGDTIVLGHGNTVPVDGRVIKGTVLINESAMTGEGLPVVKNKDQTVLAGTLVEDGSAWVMVEKTGDQTRMAGIIRLIESARTDLGRVSRVSLKLSQYMVPISLTLASIAFCMTGSLFLAIATMMVTCPCALRLSSSTAVSVAMGQAAAQGVLIKGGTHVETAGRVNILVLDKTGTLTQTAAQVTRVQNLDRRFKEETILKLAAAALGPLNHPLSRAVVLRAHELGLELPACKNRKMVVGQGVKARVKTGTGVKTLLVGSGKFMTSQGLSTPDTESSARLGGKDARSDSIVFIALENHILGCIHLTHTMRSDAGPDTMARLQGLDVSQIVLLTGDTREGTRGLIGKFPFDEVRWGMSPEDKAHWIDRKKEESPEAVIAMVGDGINDTPAFSRAHLSFAVGDAGEDLTLECADIVLQQGGLGKVAHSLELGQHALSVIRESYALAIGLNSATLILMLSGILSPFAGALIHNLITLGAVTNAARPLKGQDRPEAQPELPMAEFAAGKEK; encoded by the coding sequence ATGAAATATAAACTCAGGCAGGCCGTACCGTTCAGGACCCGTATTCAGTTTCCGGGTCTCAGGCGTAAGCCTGCCTGTTGTGTTTATGTCCAAGAGCGGCTTGAGTCTTTGGCAAGGTTTCACCTTGTGGAGGTCCGGCCGGCATCCGGTTCTATTATTCTGGTTCATCCCCAGGGCCCTCCTGATCTCCAGGATGTTCTTGGTTTTGTCTTCTCTTTCAAGCCTGTCCTTGATGAGAAAATTGCGGCTAAAATGTCAACGGGGCAACCAGGCGCGCCTGCAACCTTACACAGATCAAGTGACACAGGCCATTTTTTTCACGTATCCGGTCCCACTCTTTTTCTTTCCGGCATATATATCGGCTGGCTTATGCTCAAACGGGTTTTCGCGCCAGTCCCGGCTGTTGGTACTCTTATGTCCCGGCTGGTCAGTCTACCCGGTTTTTTAGCGGTGTGGCTGGCCATACCGATCCAGCGCCAGGCCCTTGAGAATTTTAAAAATACCGGCCGGGTGGATATGGGGTTTATCTCCACCGGCTTGCTTTATGTCTCTCTTTTCACCGGAAATATTGTGACCGCCCTGGCCGTGGCCTGGTTGTACAATTTGTCTGGATGGATGGAATCCCGGATTCGAGAACATACCCAAAAGGCCGTTAAGGACATGCTCATGGGTCGTCAGACTCATGCCTGGAAGCTTGTGGACGGTGTGGAAGTTCGTGTGGATGCAGATACATTGATCCCCGGGGACACTATTGTTTTGGGCCACGGCAATACCGTTCCCGTGGACGGCCGGGTGATCAAGGGCACGGTGTTGATTAACGAGTCCGCCATGACAGGGGAGGGCCTGCCCGTTGTTAAAAATAAGGATCAGACCGTTTTGGCCGGGACCCTGGTGGAAGACGGGTCTGCTTGGGTAATGGTTGAAAAGACAGGGGATCAGACCCGGATGGCAGGTATTATCCGGCTCATTGAGTCTGCCCGCACCGATTTAGGGCGTGTGAGCCGCGTCAGCCTGAAACTTTCCCAGTATATGGTACCGATCTCCTTGACCCTTGCCAGCATTGCTTTTTGCATGACAGGTTCCTTGTTTTTGGCCATTGCCACCATGATGGTGACTTGTCCCTGTGCCCTGCGTCTCTCTTCGTCCACGGCTGTGTCCGTTGCTATGGGCCAGGCTGCAGCCCAGGGCGTTTTAATCAAGGGCGGAACCCACGTGGAAACCGCAGGCCGGGTCAATATTCTGGTGCTGGATAAAACCGGCACCTTGACACAGACTGCAGCCCAGGTCACCCGGGTGCAGAATTTGGATCGCAGGTTTAAGGAAGAGACGATTTTAAAACTGGCTGCAGCCGCCCTTGGGCCTTTGAATCATCCTCTGAGCCGGGCTGTGGTTTTAAGGGCCCATGAGCTTGGGCTTGAATTGCCGGCCTGTAAGAATAGAAAGATGGTTGTAGGGCAGGGGGTAAAGGCAAGGGTGAAAACCGGGACCGGCGTTAAAACCCTTTTGGTCGGATCAGGAAAATTTATGACTTCCCAAGGTCTGTCGACTCCGGATACCGAATCATCAGCCCGCTTAGGCGGCAAAGATGCACGGTCCGATTCCATTGTTTTTATAGCCCTTGAAAATCATATTCTGGGCTGTATCCATTTGACCCATACAATGCGGTCCGATGCCGGTCCGGACACCATGGCACGATTGCAGGGTCTGGATGTTTCCCAGATTGTGCTGCTCACCGGAGATACCCGGGAGGGCACCCGTGGTCTTATTGGGAAATTTCCTTTTGATGAGGTGCGCTGGGGGATGTCTCCTGAAGATAAGGCCCACTGGATCGACCGGAAGAAAGAAGAAAGTCCGGAAGCCGTGATTGCCATGGTCGGGGACGGAATCAACGATACCCCGGCATTTTCACGTGCCCATTTAAGCTTTGCCGTGGGCGATGCCGGAGAAGATTTGACCCTTGAATGCGCCGATATTGTCCTCCAGCAGGGCGGGCTTGGCAAGGTGGCCCATAGTCTGGAATTAGGCCAGCACGCCCTGTCTGTGATCCGGGAAAGCTATGCCCTGGCCATTGGGCTGAACAGTGCAACCCTGATACTGATGCTCTCGGGCATTCTTTCCCCCTTTGCCGGGGCATTGATTCATAATTTGATCACCCTGGGCGCGGTAACCAATGCGGCCCGGCCGTTGAAAGGCCAGGACCGGCCAGAAGCCCAGCCGGAATTGCCAATGGCTGAATTTGCGGCCGGAAAAGAAAAATAG